One Silene latifolia isolate original U9 population chromosome 4, ASM4854445v1, whole genome shotgun sequence DNA segment encodes these proteins:
- the LOC141653558 gene encoding remorin-like, with protein MSEEVAKKVEEETVVEKEETTSKDVSEEKTVIPASDLKDSDSKPSPADEKAIVPVAAPAPEPEKKKISGGSQDRDVELARLEQEKKLALVKAWEENEKSKAENKAAKKLSGILTWENSKKASIEAELRKIEEQLEKKKAEYAEKMKNKVAEVHKLAEEKRAMVEAQKGEQLLKAEECAAKYRATGHTPKKFLGCF; from the exons ATGAGTGAAGAAGTGGCAAAGAAAGTAGAAGAAGAGACAGTAGTTGAAAAAGAAGAGACAACTTCTAAGGATGTTTCTGAAGAAAAGACTGTCATTCCTGCTTCTGATCTCAAAGATTCTGACTCCAAACCTTCTCCTGCTGATGAAA AGGCTATTGTACCAGTAGCAGCACCAGCACCAGAACCTGAGAAGAAAAAAATTTCTGGGGGTTCACAAGACAGAG ATGTTGAGTTAGCAAGGCTAgaacaagagaagaaattggcacttgtcAAAGCATGGGAAGAAAATGAAAAATCCAAGGCTGAAAACAA GGCTGCTAAGAAGCTGTCAGGTATACTGACTTGGGAAAACAGCAAGAAAGCTTCAATAGAAGCTGAACTCAGAAAGATTGAG GAACAATTGGAGAAAAAGAAGGCCGAGTATGCTGAAAAGATGAAAAACAAGGTGGCAGAAGTTCACAAATTAGCAGAAGAAAAGAGGGCAATGGTTGAAGCTCAGAAAGGGGAACAACTTCTCAAAGCCGAAGAATGCGCTGCTAAATATCGCGCCACAGGGCATACCCCAAAGAAGTTTCTCGGCTGCTTTTAG